Within the Carassius gibelio isolate Cgi1373 ecotype wild population from Czech Republic chromosome B4, carGib1.2-hapl.c, whole genome shotgun sequence genome, the region CCTAtattggaaataatgaacttgagtgCGCGCCACAAAAAGTGCGCGCCACAAAAAAAACGAACTTGAAAAAAGTGCGCGCCAAAAAAAAAACGACCTTGAGTGCGCGCCACAAAAATCTCAGGTTTCtcaatgaaaacatgagagaagcaagaaaaaaaaacactttttgaacattatcagaacattttccttgatgcgagtggtgcggatgcagccgccgtcaccaacgatgaagaggatgcaatgcccactccGGAAAAGGttgagccagttcttcagcgatgattacagagagtccagccgagacgagtgggaacagttcttgctggagccatgtattccacctgatgaggatcccattcagtggtgaaacgagaACAGGAAGCGCTTATTTGCTTAGCATAGCACATAGTCCCgccaacgtctgtgccgtcagagcaCGTTTTCTCCACGGTcagccttattgttaacagactaaggagccgactttcccccgatcatgtttaaatgccgtatttcttaacaagaacatgtaaaacaatagaaaaaaagatttgctgacagtttcaaagttaagtgttGGCTACGTTatacaatagcctaattgctgcaggctgctttacgttttttcttggttcacttttttttttattttgcttttaatctgtacttttgtttgtttgcacgcacTGTTAAAGGTtatcagctacaaaacacgatgtgtaatgttcaagcttattgtgtgtgacagaaacaataaatgttgctgaaaaataacgtctgtctcattaaacttaatttaaataaacgaatattcgaatatttgttttttgtgagctcaaatattcgaatgtgatatttgcggaaaacccCCATCCCTATTACAAATAGCCAGAAATACCAACCAACATTTTGACTGCCCCTTTCAACTTGTCTCTCAGCTTTTGTCCTTCTGGTTTTTTACAGGCTGTTccaaaagaagaaaaagtagaGGACACTGGGTGAGACTGGCATACTCTCACAGTCATGCTGTAAGGAGGTCCAAGAGATCTCAGAAGAGGACCCTTACTGTTCTCCAGTGAAGACTATCCTCTTTCAGTCAACTACCTACAACCCAAAAAGGTTAAAAACTCCATGATCTGTGTTCCAAATTGGTGCTTGGAAAATGTTCATGATGCATAAAGGAAGGCTAGCACTAAGTACATGGTTTTACACTTACTTGTTCATATTTCAGTTGTCTGAAACCAATCGCAAGTTGTCTCCCTCTTGTAGTTTTGTGATCATGTGTTTTCTCAACATGTATTTCTTAAGCATTCAATTATTTGTTTTTCCTATCATTATATTTACGTTGCCATAGCGCTGTACGTACAGTAACTTTTCTAAGGGTTCTTTTGGTGCTGGTGTCTCTGTTAATAGAAAGCGCTTTTTATGTCAGTCATTCTTGATTGGATAACACTGAGGTATTTTATACCATACTGTAGCAAGGAATATTTTGTAACGAAAATAGATTTAGCAATAACACTTGTTTTGTCACATCCTACTGTCAAATTATGGTAAATTTTAGGCATAGAAATTAATCTTACGAGGGTAAAGTTGATACGAAACTGTATCTTACGCACCATGTGACATAAGTCAGACTAAACCATAAACATCATTTGCACAGAATGTTCTTATGAGATCGCAGTATCACAGTGCCATTGACAGAGATTATCTTGTACATTTGGCATATCGTATCAGCAGACATTTAAAGGTACAGTGTGCcatttttgcaaataaattctCAGATTACACCTTAATATACAAGTTATAGTAAACATTGCATTGATATATAAAAACACTGCACCGTTTGTTTGTGCATTGATCCAGTATCATGAGTTTGAGGCAGGACTTCCCATTTGGAAATCAATAGCAAAAATGTTTCGGAAACAACTTGTTTTGATGGCACAGTACTGACACACTACACCTTTAACAAGTCGTGCATTCATGAGAGCTGTACAGTTTTGATGCCGTTTTATGGTTGTGATTTCACTTCTGAAATTAATTCTAATTCACAAATATTCTATTTAAGTTCAGACATTTCTAGTTGATGTTATGAAATGATTTACTATGAGGACAAATGGAATGTCAAACAAATGGAATgtttaaagttctattttcaagTTTATTAGCTCAGAGGTCTGAAAGATTATTAATTGTGGTGTTGTTTGTTGTTATATTTGACATAACCAACCACCTCATTCACTAGAAACGTTGTAACATTGTCCTGTTTTGACAATCAATTTAAAAAGCAAGCATGAAGCcactgatttttgtttttcatgaattttaatttattcccCTCAACACAAACTATCAAAAGCTGGCAAACTGTCTATCCATTGCAGTGCTGTAGTCGTACTGTTATTTAAAGTCTTATAGAAGCAAAACTGTAAATCAGCAAGTAGTTGAAGACCACCAGTAATCAAAGGTAATATTGTATCTGTGTTATTGTAATTTGATTTGATAGGACGTAGGACTTTGACGTAGATActtaaattagtttgttttttgggggggttggTTTTTGAGTAATCTCCGACTGTTGGTCACATGTAAGCTTGTAATCCTATAGACAAATTCACTCCAAGCTGTGAAGGTGATTTGTTCCTTGATTGTCAATCAGTTCATTTCAATGGATCCTCTTCccttttgtactgtatgtttactTACAGACTTTCTTATTAATGACTTGCATTTTTGAGGCTGGACAAGCTGATATTATTATACAGCGAAAAAATACCAAGTGATATGCAATTGTTAtacatattatatttgtataaataaatatatgtgcgtgtgtgcaaAGCTTTGAATCTTTGTTTCTGATCTGAACTACCTAGAACCATTCCGAACACCCTAGTGAATGCATAGGAACATGCAAACATCTGCTTAGAAAACCTTTGCAACTGCATATTGCaataattaatcaaaacaatTCAATAAACAAAAAGCTAATATCAAGTAACTTAAAATTTTTAACACATACCTTTGCTCTGCCAGCCAAAATAGTTTCCGTTAGGCTCCGTTTCATGGTATTAGTGGTGcctcgttcctgaatgaatcaatgcATTTAAACAAAGTGATTCAGTGAACAATTCCAAGACTCACTTGATAGACACAACAATTATTTTCTTATGAGTATTATTGTTGGATTTTAAGAACAATTACCAAGCAAGTCAGCTAAAAAAAATGTACTCCTGTATTGCTAATGTGTGCATAGTGGGTAGAGCCAGTAATAAACAGctccaaaaaaataaagggaacacttgtgggttacattgtgttgtttttccctttatttttttgaacagtttatatttttctacatttccACTGTATATGTTTCCTGAAATAAGATTTTGACTAATGAAACTACATTGAAAAAGATTAATGGAAAAGGGCACCAGGATAAGTACACATTACTAATGAGATCCAGTTGTTAAATGTGCTTTTTAATGTCTCAATATCTTCTGTACCAAAAGAGTAAACGAACATAATGTTCATAAATACTGTCGGCGTTACATTCTCTGGCAGAAAATCCTCACACCAATAGATCCATTGGAAAGACCTCTAGCAAGGACGTTTTTAGATGTTTATTTATCACTGAGAAAAGTACGCCCACGGCAGCACACCGATTTACCTTAATCAAAGTGGATTTGCACTCAGAAGTGTATAGGTCTGTTGAATTTTAAATCAGAGCTATATATCTAAAACATGCAACATCAATTTCAGTAGATCAGGACACTTTCGTTTTCATCTCACTCttgaattatatattacataaaaatcacaaaatcctCTCGCAACCTGGaaatctcagtaaattagaaaataaaattgatttagaGGCTTGTAAGTGAAGGAAATTTCATCAGATAGATATAGCTTTTGGTAAGGGTGTTTTTACAGTCAACCCTAGTTTAACAATCCAGCTAGCAATACAGAATCAGTCCAAGGAGCGGCAAATGTTAGGCTACtatttaatatagatttattattgaaaacaaaACGGTCTTCCTCAAGACGAGATCAGAATATTAATTGTCCGTTGAATCACATATTACTAGTTGTCGTTTTCTCGTCAGTATTTAAGCAATATTTCATGAGCAACAGCACAGTGCTGGCATTTCTGAATATTATCAGCAGCTGTAGCAGGTTCAATTCAAACAGCATTTTCGCGGGAATGATAAGGTTCGTTCGATTCGTTCTAAACTAAGCAACAGAACCGATTCATTTGAAGCACGGAGGTGatttacaaacaaatacaaatcaagaCGTTTTTTCTTCAACTATCTTTTGACAGATTCTTTTTTGAGTACATTAGTTACATGACATTCGGATTTCAACGGCCACATTTacccccggtttcacagacaagacTTAAACCGGTcctagactaaaatgtaaatagACTATAAactgtttcaactgaaagaaacttgcattgactgatcttaaaacatgtcattgcctttgttttgtcttaagGTGCACACCAGTAACGTTAATGCTTTTTTctaaggcatatatatatatattagtgatttaatatttatgtatgctaattgaactatggcctaatcctggtttaGGAAAACTTAATTAGTACCAAGCTGTCTGAAACCGGGCCATTAATTCCTGCATTGGTTTATATGAATATGATATATCAACAAATGGTAATGCTTTCAATAAATAATAAGTTCACATAgagaaacttacattttagacacaatctTGTTACAAATTTGTTGTGCCAACAAAGACAGATCCAGACGAACCCAAAAGCTAAAATCAACCGTTCAGTCTTCCGAGCATCAATGAGTCGTTTAGACTGGATAGTTTATTTCAGTGATTCAATGACTCGGTCCTGGTCTCCACCTACTGTCGAAATGTTGTAACCTGCAGAAAGTGTCTCTGAAAATCCCTACCACTAATGCACAGATTGACAATCTGGAACTGATCTTGGAATAGCTGTTTTGTGtacatagataaataaataataaaaaaatatatatatatatatatatatatatatatatatatatatatatatatatatatatatatatatatatatatatatatatatatatatattgagagaaTTACTTAATTGTCACGGGGcaaattaaaaaagttttctctctcttagaaaaaaaagagattgtTACCACAGATTGTGACTTTAAAATAAGTATGTATAGGTATATATAAGTGATATATATAGGCTAGGCTTACTCGACAACTCAAGAACAGCTGAAGATTTACTGCTTATCACTAGTTAACATGCCACACTAATATATTGATAAAAGGAAATCATACTTTAAAAGTTTTCTTCCCTGCAAACgatattttataaatcattttaatttctaaAGCATGAGAAATTGAAAACTGACAGCACTAAGTGGTTTTTGGCTACCAGGGAGTCAGTTCTATAGCTTCGTAAACGCATCTGAGAAAGTACTGCACTCTGGTGGCCAAAGGTTACTAGTGCATAGTTGTCAAAAAGGTCAATGAACTTTATCTTCTTCCTAGGGAATTAGTGTGATGTTCGATATATTTTTGTCAAAACATTAAGATATGTGCAAACACATTAAAAGCACACTGTAAGAAATGTTCAAagcaataaaaaagtgaaaaaagtgtcCTTTTATGGCCAACAGTGAAAGGCTTTTATCATGTGCAGTCGGAGCGTGCTATGCTATTCAATCCATAGAGGTTCAAACCTTTTAAAGGGttaataataaatctaatataTGAGTCATTTAATGGATTATAGTAGCGCTTTAGCCATGGATATTTCCTGCATTGCATTCGGAGTTACAGTATAGCCAGGTGGGCGACAGGATTGCTTACTGAAATTGAATCTACTGTACTTAAAGCGTTTGAAAGAATCTCAGTGAAAGATCCTCTAATGCATTTCTGGATCTCTTTACAAGAGCTAAATTGGCTCCACGTCTGAATAAGcatcatttaaaatgtgaaagaAAGTACTTTAATGAGAGTTCTAggcattttttttacttcaaggTTAGGTTTTCCTCTATTTGATTCACTAACAACAACATACATAAAAGTAGAAGCAAGCAGGAATGGCTGATATGATCAAAAATGTTTACTGCTAACAGCTTTATGCATGTTACACTCATATTTGCCATATAACCATATTACACATTTCATATAAATGAGGATGAGGGGTAAATCTAACCTACTGTTGCATTTgactaattttaattaaattaattgaatttactTTCCACAGATTAAAAAATCAATTGCTCTGGAATTTTATAGTTCAGTActtttattttccatattttaCTGTTCCTTTATATATAATCTTACATCACTATTGAAGTCTGAGAATTTTgtttttcatggtgttttttttttttttttttttactaaatagcAATAACATGTACagataataaatatttgtttatttattatttatttaagtgtaaGCGTAATTTAAATTTCCGTCTCTGAGTACTTACAGGTTAATTGCATCAAATTAGACTAagtttcacatttaattaaactataaatgatacatataaaataaatacatattgacACCACAAAAATATTGCATGGCTTGCATTAATGAACCACTGGAACATTATATCCCACACAATATTGTGAGCTTTAACTGAAACTAAACTAATGCAGCTAATGTTCTTGTGTGCAAATgttctcttttacacacacacacacacacacacacacacaagcagcacCTTGAAGTGTCAGCATGTGGCCATTTGTTCATGACAATGGTATTAAGAAGGTGTGAATGATGTGTAACATTTGTTACATTAAGCAAACAGGCACACAGAGCtcatttcctctctttctctctctttttcaacaTCCGACTCATCACACTATCAACTGTGCTCCTCCGACATCCATGATTGTCTAGCAGCTGACAAATGGCGTATGATTGGGACCAAGCTGCGGTCAATATTTACCAAGAGATGCAATTTCAAAATGCACCCGAGGATTTAATTCCTCATTTCAAGTCAAACGGTGACAAATCAAATACAACATTTCGAAACGTATTATTgatgaaaaagtcattttatGCAAGAATGTTCATTAAATATGACAGATACAACAATACACGAATAGAATAACAGTCATTTAAATTATGTACAATCTTATTTACAACAGAGAATGGTAGGTTGCGGATAACACTAAGTTGGCTAATATTACAAAACAGCATTTACTAAGTACCTCAACGATTATTATTGATAAATAAAACCGATTTCAATGTAGTCAGCTGTACAGTCAGTCAACATGGTAAAAATATCCACTGTGTACATAATGGATAGTACGGCCTTTTTTAAAGCATGACCTGATATTATAACCAAGCCTAGACAGAACTAAAGATTTGTTTTCTACTTCTAGCCGTAAGAGGTTGAGGGCAAATCTTTGTCATTGTGCTATATAGAGGTTTTTGATCACTACATTCTTATTGGTATCTGAAAGCATTATCAAATCATCCAAAATACTTCATAAATGAACATGCAATGTGAATAGCAGTCATTTAGACTGGAAGCAGATATCCAGGCTGGAGTGTCTCGCTCCCTCTCACAGGACGTGGTAGACTGGTCTGTTGCTGGGACTGTCTGCAGAACTGCACTGGGAATCACTTCCAGTTGGAGAGAGAGCAACCATGTTCCTCGTTCCCATCGCAACTCCTGTATCTACAGAAGCCAGCCTGTCCACGATGCTGGACAGACACTGCAAACTGGACGCTCCTGGGGTTCTGCCCACCACGCTAGCTGGATTAATCAAGAAAGAGGAAATGGCATGATTAATGACAAGCGATATGTGACACAAAGacattcaaaaacatcaaaaatatcttGTTTCTTACCATTTTGTGCTTCAAAGTTGTAGTTGTTCCCAAAGTTTGGATTCATTTGAGGCCACACAGGACTATTGCAGTCAACCTTaagttaaaaaacacaaaaagttccatcaacatacataaatataaagcATTTAGCATCATATATGTGTGACATGGATTGGTTGCTTCCTCTTCAACAACATGTGCAGCACTGCATAGTCAGTGCACTTCACTGTATCTCTTTCTTTCACAAAGCTGGTTACTTCGCGAGGGACTCCCACGCTATGCTGGGCTTCAGGCGTAGAGAATTGATTGAGTCAGTGGAAGCCACACCAGTTTGTGCAAGATGACACTTTCTCGGAGTAAATCTGCAGAAAATCCTGGCAGGAGCGCAGCTCATGCAGTCAGTCAGGAATGCGGCACGGCCGTCACTTTCCTGCCAGTCTCTGTTGGCTGGATTTACTGAGGCTTTAATGGGCTATGAAGAGTCCAGTGGGAAAGCCATTACTATATCCTCCATTCTTAAACCCTGTAGTCAGATTTTGTAGGAACCAACATCTCACATTGTTTGTAGCATTGCTGTTTGACTTCTGTAGCCTTCTTAAGCAGGTCACACTTGTAAATGAATGTTCTACCTGATTAAAAGTTTACGAACTAACTCCCTCAGAACATTTTCATCTTGAAGTCTTTGAAGTCTCTAACATAAATGGCAATGTCAACCTTGCATTGGAGATTTGAATCCGAGTGAGTCTTCTTCCTGGTTACATTAAAGTTAATGAACACAATCTTTTTGTCAGTTAACCTAAAAATGTGCTTGATATGGTGAAATCTGAATTACTATTTGTATCATATCTAATTCAGAACAACTGAGTCTAGAAGACATCCGTGGCCAACAAATAATTAGCACCAAGCTAAATTAGCAGAACTACGCAGATTTTTCTAAACAGTAAGGTCTGAATCAAAGAATATGTCTACATTTATGTAAATCGTGatcatttaaacatataaatgcttTTTAGTGTCATTAGCGAACGTTTTGAATCGCAAACTCATAGTAAACAGTGATAATTTTTCAATACATATATAGCATATTGCAGGTCGTCTGAGCATTGAAATAGACATGACTAAGATTGTTTAATAAactctgttaattttttttagcacaaAATCAGCCCTATATGTTATGATGGGCCACATATACTGTAGAGGTTCCCTAGCAAACAGCAGTAAGCTTATATCTTAGCGTGTAAAAAGAGCCAGATGTGGGCAGCAATTTATTGCCGTCCTGCTGAGACTGAGGCATCACTGAATGCTCTATGTACTATTGAGATAAAACCTGAAGACGAAAACATAGACAGACGAGGAAAAGGACCTTCCAGTAAGATCAAAAATCTcatttcaaagcgtttggccccTGACCTTTATGAAATCTCCCTCTAGGCGAGGAAACGGGAGTATTTCACTTTTGACCGATCTTCAGTATGATGTCAATCAATCTTAACCCCACAGTTTGACTTGAAGAGTAAGAGAGTAACATTTACCATGCTTTCAGAACAGCTTGAGGAAGGGCTGGCCGGCTCAGAGCTGCTCTCCATTGGCAGGCTGTAGTAGTTCTCCACTTGTTCCCTGAGAAGCTCCTGAAGGCTTTCGATGTACTGGATGGCGTTCCTCAGGATCTCCACCTTGGGAAGACGCTGACTGGGGTTCGCCGAGGTGCAGCGCCGTAGTGCCTCAAATGCATGGTTCACCTTCTTCAGCCGGCGGCGCTCCCTCATGGTGGCGGCTCTCCGGCGGTCCACAGTGCTGGATTTGCGCTTGCAAGCTTTGCAGGCCCATTGCAGACAGTGACCTGGCTGGTGCGGGGCCCCGGGGGCCCTGACGTGCTCGTCCTCTTCAGACCCGGCCAGTTCTCCTCCAGGGCCGAACTCCAAAGCTTCAGGCGACGAGGCACAAGTGCTATCGTAGTAGATCTGGGATGTCGAGAATACGTCCATGATTGGTTGGATTTGTGGTTGTAGGAGATCTGTGAGGGGGCGACCTCTGAGTGATGTGGTTTCTCTGGTGCCATACGGCCCTTCTTATATGTCGGGGCCCACACTGGTCAGCCCTAATGACCGTGCCCCATTGGCCAAAGCAGGGCTCAGCAACCCCCCTTCTTCACCACCCAGATCCCCACCCAAACCCAACACCCCAACTGAGTTTCCCACATCTGTGTGGAGGGGTGGTTTCTCACTCAGTTCCACAGTGTGACGGTCATTACAAGAGGGAATTATCATCAATAAACATTCATGTGAAGAAGCTGTCTACTTTAGATCTTACTTACTTCAGGGTTTTTTGTACTTTAGTTGTAAAATGTAAAGATTTTTAGCTGTAGCCATTCAGATTTGGTCTTCAACTGTGTCCAAGTAtttgtgttcattattaaaagtcttaattgagTATATAGTAAAGTAGATATACATATGCATGGGCCCCCTAAAAGTAcagtaaagatgcattaaaatacaGAACCAAACCAATAAATGTAACTTCTATTATCTTAAAATGCAGCGGTCAAGAATGACACCATGTTTATGAGTTTGCTGGCTAATTTTACGCTTGAGGAAAGAGCAGCGTTGCAGATGTGGCCCAGCTGTAAGGGCTGGTGTAGCATTTCCgaggcacacactcacacacagatacacaactCAAGATCCGGACTGTGGATAAAGGTGTCAGAAATAGCATGTCTGCGTTAGTTAAGTTAAAGCTCATTACATTTCTAAGTAGCTCATTAGCAACTGAGTGGCAAGTTCTCTGCTACAtatgttttgtaacatttatatttatgttttaatatatgtatatgtgttgattttcaattatttcaatttttcctCTCCCTTgggattttatttaaaagaacaatCATTCTGTTTTTAAGGGTACAAATGTAATGGATTGTAAATTAACTATTGTagttgctttcattatttttactatatttttaggacttttTTCTATTTTGGGCTTGTCCCCTGTCAACACTTTTTAACTTAACTCTGAAATAATAAATGATTCGTAGAAACAATTTTGACAAAATTTAATTGGAttagaaagaaaatgtaaaaagcaaTTCAAATAAATTGTAGAAAGCAttcaaatttgtaatttttaacatTGACccgaaataatatttaaataattatcacCAGTTCTTTTGGTttttaagtgtatgtgtgtgtactggtgTTCACTGTTATAGTTATACtagtaaattttttatttgatttttattttttggtccccatgaagaaacaagcttataaatcatacagaaagtTTTCATTGAGGTGTTTAGGGGTAAGgtaaagggagagaaaaatcagttTGTACAATAGAAAAACCATTGTAACTATGGAATGCCGCAATATAACAGGTaaaccattctctctctctctctctctctctctctctgtgtgtgtgtgtgtgtgtgtgtgtgtttgaaattaacaataataactgCAAATAATTGGCATATTTTTTTCTCTGCAAACTGAAAAATAACACAATCAGAAATCCACACCATTggaatttttacaaatactttCAGAGGCTGATCAAGGCCATGGTCACATGCCTTCTTTAGCATTTCAGCAGCTAGATACTGTATTTAGGAGGACATTTGAAATTTGAGTAGCTTTCATATAGCAACTTGTTCGATAACATTTTCAAATTGAACACTTAATCAAatttattagtacttacaaaTAGTGCATAAAGGCAATTACGCAataacacacacgcacgcacgcacacacacacaggttttatAACCGTAACACTGATGAAGTGTCTTAAAAAAGCGTCTATTGCTGTATAGAGGTCATTACTCGAGCCATCAGTGTCGACAGCTAATAAAGATACAATGCGGATATTTCGCACAACGTGCTAAAACGTTTGGCCTTTGCAGTGTCTGGGAACCTCGCGCACCTAAGAAAACACGAATAGCC harbors:
- the LOC127956283 gene encoding myogenic factor 5-like — protein: MDVFSTSQIYYDSTCASSPEALEFGPGGELAGSEEDEHVRAPGAPHQPGHCLQWACKACKRKSSTVDRRRAATMRERRRLKKVNHAFEALRRCTSANPSQRLPKVEILRNAIQYIESLQELLREQVENYYSLPMESSSEPASPSSSCSESMVDCNSPVWPQMNPNFGNNYNFEAQNASVVGRTPGASSLQCLSSIVDRLASVDTGVAMGTRNMVALSPTGSDSQCSSADSPSNRPVYHVL